One window of the Nocardia huaxiensis genome contains the following:
- a CDS encoding protein jag, whose product MTVETDGGDPTVTAATAAPETEAAEPATDSEEALIEEGEIAGDYLEQLLDVLDFDGDIDLDVEGDRAVVSIDGGKDLTKLVGRRGEVLDALQELTRLAVQQATGVRSRLMLDVAGWRAKRRSELSALGTEAAKRVLETGEREALSPMTPFERKIVHDAVAAVDGVVSESEGVEPSRRVVVLPA is encoded by the coding sequence ATGACTGTTGAAACCGACGGAGGGGACCCCACAGTGACGGCTGCGACGGCGGCACCGGAGACCGAGGCGGCGGAGCCGGCCACCGACTCCGAGGAAGCGCTCATCGAAGAGGGCGAGATCGCCGGCGACTACCTGGAGCAGCTGCTGGACGTCCTCGACTTCGACGGCGATATCGATCTCGATGTGGAGGGCGACCGCGCGGTCGTCAGCATCGATGGCGGCAAGGATCTGACCAAGCTGGTCGGCCGTCGTGGCGAGGTGCTGGATGCTCTCCAGGAACTCACCCGCCTGGCCGTGCAGCAGGCGACCGGCGTGCGCAGCCGGCTCATGCTGGATGTCGCGGGCTGGCGGGCCAAGCGCCGCTCCGAGTTGAGCGCGCTCGGCACCGAGGCGGCCAAGCGCGTGCTGGAAACCGGTGAGCGCGAAGCCCTCTCCCCCATGACCCCGTTCGAGCGCAAGATCGTGCACGACGCGGTCGCCGCCGTCGACGGTGTCGTGAGCGAGAGCGAAGGCGTGGAGCCCAGCCGCCGCGTGGTGGTCCTCCCCGCGTGA
- a CDS encoding N-acetylmuramoyl-L-alanine amidase, whose protein sequence is MHRLRHGDTGPAVAEVRSTLASLGFLHTHPNTEPGSNGEYWKDSDATFDHDLDSAVRAFQQHRGLLVDGVVGPATYRALKEASYRLGARTLIYQLSAPLYGDDVATLQRRLQDLGFYVHRVDGYFGPHTHDALTSFQREIGLSADGICGPDTLRSLDLLGARVTGGNPHRIAEEEVVHRAGPQLTGKRIVIDPGLGGPDKGAAVPTEFGDVYESEILWDLASRLEGRMAATGMETFLSRPWGANPSDAERAETSNTFDADLMISLRCAANPSESASGVASFHFGNSHGSTSMIGQVLAGFIQREIVARTSLQDCRTHARTWDLLRLTKMPTVQVDIGYLTNDYDSSVLTNPRMRDVIAEAILISVKRLYLLGQDDQPTGTYTFAELLAEELAAADRI, encoded by the coding sequence ATGCACCGACTTCGTCACGGCGATACAGGACCAGCCGTAGCAGAGGTTCGGAGCACCCTCGCATCCCTCGGATTCCTGCACACCCACCCCAATACCGAACCCGGTAGCAACGGTGAGTACTGGAAGGACTCCGACGCCACCTTCGACCACGACCTCGACTCCGCGGTGCGCGCCTTCCAGCAGCACCGCGGACTCCTGGTCGACGGCGTCGTCGGACCCGCCACGTACCGGGCGCTGAAAGAAGCGTCCTACCGGCTCGGTGCCCGCACCCTCATCTACCAGCTGTCCGCGCCGCTGTACGGCGACGACGTCGCCACCCTGCAGCGACGCCTGCAGGACCTCGGCTTCTACGTACACCGCGTGGACGGATACTTCGGGCCGCACACGCACGATGCGCTGACCTCGTTCCAGCGCGAGATCGGACTGTCCGCGGACGGCATCTGCGGACCCGACACCCTGCGCTCCCTCGACCTGCTCGGCGCGCGCGTCACCGGCGGAAACCCGCACCGCATCGCCGAAGAGGAAGTGGTGCACCGCGCCGGACCGCAGCTCACCGGCAAGCGCATCGTCATCGATCCGGGCCTCGGCGGACCCGACAAGGGCGCGGCCGTCCCCACCGAATTCGGGGACGTGTACGAATCCGAGATCCTCTGGGATCTGGCCAGCCGGCTCGAAGGACGCATGGCCGCAACGGGAATGGAAACCTTCCTGTCCCGGCCGTGGGGCGCCAACCCCTCCGACGCCGAACGCGCCGAAACCTCCAACACTTTCGACGCCGACCTCATGATCTCGCTGCGCTGCGCCGCGAATCCGAGCGAATCCGCAAGCGGCGTAGCAAGTTTCCACTTCGGGAACTCGCACGGGTCCACCTCCATGATCGGTCAGGTGCTGGCCGGGTTCATCCAGCGCGAGATCGTCGCCCGCACCTCGCTGCAGGACTGCCGCACGCACGCGCGGACCTGGGATCTGTTGCGGCTCACCAAGATGCCCACCGTGCAGGTCGACATCGGTTACCTCACAAACGATTACGACTCCTCGGTACTCACCAACCCGCGCATGCGCGACGTGATCGCCGAAGCCATCCTCATCTCGGTCAAGCGGCTCTACCTGCTCGGCCAGGACGACCAGCCCACGGGCACATACACTTTCGCCGAACTGCTGGCCGAAGAACTGGCCGCGGCCGACCGTATCTAG
- a CDS encoding ParA family protein: MLDTGAFDVEEFSRTPFGNISPAETPIAAEAQRASQVLHPGNASIPRPREQRIITIANQKGGVGKTTTTVNLAAALALQGMRVLVIDLDPQGNASTALGIEHHSGIPSSYELLIGECSVRDAIQQSPHNERLMCIPATIDLAGAEIELVSMVAREGRLKAAIQEANLAGYDIDYVMIDCPPSLGLLTVNALVAAKEVLIPIQCEYYALEGVGQLLRNIGLVQSHLNPELHVSTVVLTMYDGRTKLADQVAEEVRGHFGEAVLRSVIPRSVKVSEAPGYGMTVLDYDPGSRGAMSYLDAGREMAARAAARPAASNAASDAQSE; this comes from the coding sequence ATGCTCGACACCGGCGCCTTCGACGTGGAGGAGTTCAGCCGTACCCCGTTCGGGAACATCTCCCCCGCAGAGACGCCCATCGCTGCCGAAGCGCAGCGCGCCAGCCAAGTTCTGCACCCGGGCAACGCGAGCATTCCGCGCCCCCGGGAACAGCGCATCATCACCATCGCCAATCAGAAGGGCGGCGTGGGCAAGACCACCACGACCGTCAATCTGGCTGCCGCGCTTGCCCTGCAGGGGATGCGCGTCCTCGTCATCGACCTCGACCCGCAGGGCAATGCCAGCACCGCGCTCGGCATCGAACACCACTCGGGCATCCCCTCCTCCTATGAGCTGCTCATCGGTGAGTGCTCGGTGCGCGACGCCATCCAGCAGTCGCCGCACAATGAGCGGCTCATGTGCATCCCCGCCACCATCGACCTCGCGGGCGCGGAGATCGAACTCGTCTCCATGGTGGCCCGCGAGGGTCGCCTGAAGGCCGCCATCCAGGAGGCCAACCTCGCCGGGTACGACATCGACTACGTCATGATCGACTGCCCGCCGTCGCTCGGACTGCTCACCGTGAACGCGCTCGTGGCCGCCAAGGAAGTGCTCATCCCGATCCAGTGCGAGTACTACGCGCTCGAGGGTGTCGGTCAGCTGCTCCGCAATATCGGTCTCGTGCAGTCGCATCTGAATCCCGAATTGCATGTCTCCACCGTCGTTCTCACCATGTACGACGGCCGCACCAAGCTCGCGGATCAGGTGGCGGAGGAAGTGCGCGGCCACTTCGGTGAGGCGGTGCTGCGGTCGGTGATTCCGCGCAGCGTCAAGGTTTCCGAGGCGCCCGGCTACGGCATGACCGTCCTCGATTACGATCCGGGTTCCCGTGGCGCGATGAGCTATCTCGACGCGGGCCGGGAGATGGCGGCACGCGCGGCGGCGCGTCCTGCGGCATCGAACGCCGCTTCCGACGCACAATCCGAATAA
- the trxA gene encoding thioredoxin, translating to MSDAKTSATKTVTDATFADDVLIASGDKPVLVDFWAAWCGPCKMVAPVLEEIAATNGEKITIAKIDADANPETSKTYGILSLPTMVLFQGGKETKRIVGAKGKAALLRELQEVL from the coding sequence ATGAGCGACGCCAAGACCTCCGCCACGAAGACCGTCACCGACGCCACCTTCGCCGACGACGTGCTGATCGCCTCGGGCGACAAGCCGGTGCTCGTCGACTTCTGGGCCGCCTGGTGCGGTCCGTGCAAGATGGTCGCCCCCGTGCTCGAGGAGATCGCCGCCACCAATGGCGAGAAGATCACCATCGCGAAAATCGATGCCGACGCCAACCCGGAGACCTCGAAGACCTACGGCATCCTGTCGTTGCCTACCATGGTCCTGTTCCAAGGGGGCAAGGAAACCAAGCGGATCGTCGGTGCAAAGGGCAAAGCGGCCCTCTTGCGCGAACTCCAAGAAGTTCTTTAA
- the yidC gene encoding membrane protein insertase YidC — translation MLDFIYYPVSWILWFWHRVFGFALGKDSGFAWALAVVFLVFTLRLVLYKPFVKQVRTTKQMQELQPQIKELQKKYKNDRQQMTLEMQKLQKEHGFNPLMGCLPVLLQVPVFLGLFHVLRSFNRTGHGFGQLGMSPELNAQTPNYVFNADDVQSFLTARLFGAPLSAYITEPQAVLDSFAHYGGIPSKVAIAAVSIPLMVIAGLATHFNARASVARQSPEALANPQAAMMNKLALWVFPLGVLVGGPFLPIAILIYWVSNNIWTYAQQHLVFGRMAQEEEEKKAAALERRAANAPKPGAKPTVDTRKKPAQDADAETGSDTPQAATNGSKPAAGAKPAGAKKRSGNRGRANQKKRR, via the coding sequence GTGCTCGACTTCATTTATTACCCGGTGTCGTGGATCCTCTGGTTCTGGCACCGCGTGTTCGGGTTCGCGCTGGGCAAGGACAGTGGATTCGCCTGGGCGCTGGCCGTGGTGTTCCTCGTGTTCACGCTCCGGCTCGTGCTCTACAAGCCGTTCGTGAAGCAGGTCCGCACGACCAAGCAGATGCAGGAACTGCAGCCGCAGATCAAGGAACTGCAGAAGAAGTACAAGAACGATCGTCAGCAGATGACGCTCGAGATGCAGAAGCTGCAGAAGGAACACGGCTTCAACCCGCTCATGGGCTGCCTGCCCGTGCTGCTGCAGGTGCCGGTGTTCCTCGGCCTGTTCCATGTGCTGCGCTCGTTCAACCGCACCGGCCACGGGTTCGGACAGCTGGGCATGAGCCCCGAGCTGAACGCGCAGACGCCGAACTACGTCTTCAATGCCGACGACGTCCAATCCTTCCTCACCGCACGACTTTTCGGCGCTCCGCTCTCGGCGTACATCACCGAGCCGCAGGCGGTGCTGGATTCCTTCGCGCACTACGGCGGCATCCCCAGCAAGGTGGCCATTGCGGCCGTCTCGATTCCGCTCATGGTGATCGCCGGTCTGGCAACGCATTTCAATGCCCGCGCCTCCGTGGCCCGGCAGTCGCCCGAGGCGCTGGCCAACCCGCAGGCCGCCATGATGAACAAGCTGGCGCTGTGGGTGTTCCCGCTCGGTGTGCTCGTCGGTGGTCCGTTCCTGCCGATCGCCATCCTGATCTACTGGGTGTCCAACAACATCTGGACCTATGCGCAGCAGCACCTCGTCTTCGGCCGCATGGCCCAGGAAGAGGAGGAGAAGAAGGCCGCCGCGCTCGAGCGCCGCGCCGCGAATGCTCCGAAGCCGGGCGCGAAGCCGACCGTCGACACCCGCAAGAAGCCGGCGCAGGACGCCGACGCGGAGACCGGTTCCGACACCCCGCAGGCCGCCACGAATGGTTCGAAGCCGGCGGCCGGTGCCAAGCCGGCGGGCGCCAAGAAGCGCTCCGGCAACCGTGGTCGCGCCAACCAGAAGAAGCGGCGCTGA
- a CDS encoding ParB/RepB/Spo0J family partition protein: MSQAKKGGLGRGLAALIPTGPAATPGLGSAAANVVIGLDPIGPQPASAYLHRVPDPEDAIEGVDAGAVYREIPPDQIEPNPKQPRSVFEEEALAELVHSIKEFGLMQPIVVRQVETAPPRYQLIMGERRWRASQEAGLAAIPAIVRETADESLLRDALLENIHRVQLNPLEEAAAYQQLLEEFGVTHEELASRIGRSRPVVTNMIRLLKLPIPVQRRVAAGVLSAGHARAVLALEAGAEAQEALAARIVAEGMSVRATEEAVTLANRNPDAAAPPAPKRKPIQMPGLQDVAERLSESFDTRVTVSLGKRKGKITVEFGSIDDLERIVSLMEQSKL, translated from the coding sequence ATGAGTCAGGCGAAGAAGGGCGGACTGGGTCGCGGTCTCGCCGCGCTGATCCCGACCGGGCCGGCGGCCACTCCGGGGCTCGGCAGTGCCGCGGCGAATGTCGTCATCGGACTGGATCCGATCGGCCCGCAGCCGGCGTCGGCGTACCTGCATCGCGTCCCCGATCCGGAGGACGCGATCGAGGGCGTGGATGCCGGTGCGGTGTACCGGGAGATCCCGCCGGATCAGATCGAGCCGAACCCGAAGCAGCCGCGGTCGGTCTTCGAGGAAGAGGCGCTCGCCGAACTGGTGCACTCCATCAAGGAATTCGGCTTGATGCAGCCGATCGTGGTGCGTCAGGTGGAGACCGCTCCCCCGCGCTATCAGCTCATCATGGGCGAGCGGCGGTGGCGCGCTTCGCAGGAGGCGGGACTCGCTGCGATCCCCGCGATCGTGCGCGAGACCGCCGACGAGTCCCTACTCCGGGATGCGTTGCTGGAGAACATCCATCGCGTGCAGCTGAACCCGCTCGAAGAGGCGGCGGCCTATCAGCAGTTGCTCGAGGAGTTCGGTGTCACCCACGAGGAACTGGCTTCGCGAATCGGCCGCTCCCGTCCGGTCGTGACGAATATGATTCGGCTGCTGAAGCTTCCGATCCCGGTGCAGCGCCGGGTGGCTGCCGGTGTTCTCTCCGCCGGGCACGCTCGTGCGGTGCTCGCGCTGGAGGCCGGCGCCGAAGCGCAGGAGGCTCTTGCCGCGCGCATCGTGGCGGAGGGTATGTCGGTTCGCGCCACCGAGGAAGCCGTCACTCTGGCCAATCGGAATCCGGACGCGGCCGCTCCCCCGGCTCCGAAGCGTAAGCCGATTCAGATGCCGGGCCTACAGGATGTGGCGGAGCGATTGTCGGAATCGTTCGACACCCGGGTCACGGTGAGTCTGGGTAAGCGCAAGGGCAAGATCACGGTCGAGTTCGGTTCGATCGATGATCTCGAACGAATTGTGAGCCTGATGGAGCAATCGAAGCTCTGA
- the trxB gene encoding thioredoxin-disulfide reductase, whose protein sequence is MSTPRDLIIVGSGPAGYTAAVYAARAELQPLLFEGTQFGGALMTTTEVENFPGFREGIMGPDLMEEMREQAKRFGADIRTEDVEELDLSGTIKKVTVGGEVFEAYAVILAMGSAARYLNVPGEQNFLGRGVSACATCDGFFFKGQDIVVVGGGDSAMEEATFLTKFANSVTVVHRREEFRASRIMLERAKKNEKIRFVLNSEVVEVHGDSAVTSLTLRDTRTGETSELAATGLFVAIGHDPRSELVRGQVELDDEGYVKVEGQSTYTSVPGVFAAGDLVDHTYRQAITAAGTGCRAAIDAERWLAEQGDITTNTLEHAGQPVEVN, encoded by the coding sequence TTGAGTACGCCTCGCGACCTGATCATCGTCGGTTCCGGTCCGGCCGGCTACACGGCAGCCGTCTACGCCGCCCGCGCGGAACTGCAGCCCCTGCTCTTCGAAGGCACCCAATTCGGTGGCGCGCTCATGACCACCACCGAGGTCGAGAACTTCCCCGGCTTCCGCGAGGGCATCATGGGCCCCGACCTCATGGAGGAGATGCGCGAGCAGGCCAAGCGTTTCGGCGCCGACATCCGCACCGAGGACGTCGAGGAACTCGACCTGTCCGGGACCATCAAGAAGGTCACCGTCGGCGGCGAGGTGTTCGAGGCGTACGCGGTCATCCTGGCCATGGGATCGGCCGCCCGCTACCTGAACGTGCCCGGTGAGCAGAACTTCCTCGGCCGCGGCGTCAGCGCCTGCGCCACCTGCGACGGCTTCTTCTTCAAGGGCCAGGACATCGTCGTGGTCGGCGGCGGCGACTCCGCCATGGAGGAGGCCACCTTCCTCACCAAGTTCGCGAACTCGGTCACCGTGGTGCACCGCCGCGAGGAGTTCCGGGCCTCGCGCATCATGCTGGAGCGCGCCAAGAAGAACGAGAAGATCCGCTTCGTCCTGAACTCGGAAGTTGTTGAGGTGCACGGCGATTCGGCCGTGACCAGCCTCACCCTGCGCGACACCCGCACCGGGGAGACCAGCGAACTCGCCGCCACCGGCCTGTTCGTCGCCATCGGCCACGACCCGCGCAGCGAACTCGTGCGCGGCCAGGTCGAACTCGACGACGAGGGCTACGTGAAGGTCGAAGGCCAGAGCACCTACACCTCGGTGCCCGGCGTCTTCGCCGCGGGCGACCTCGTGGACCACACCTACCGGCAGGCCATCACCGCCGCCGGCACCGGCTGCCGCGCCGCCATCGACGCCGAACGCTGGCTCGCCGAGCAGGGCGACATCACCACGAACACTCTCGAACACGCCGGTCAGCCGGTAGAAGTGAACTGA
- the rsmG gene encoding 16S rRNA (guanine(527)-N(7))-methyltransferase RsmG has product MFHVEPGAEVTEPVVEPAAAAVVFGDRVDMARRYYDVLASAGVERGLIGPREVPRLWDRHILNCAVVGELLPQGASVVDVGSGAGLPGIPLAIARPDLRITLVEPLLRRTIFLAEFVEAVGLDNVVIVRGRAEQPGVRKEAGGADVVTSRAVAPLAKLAGWSLPLVRDHGKMIALKGISAAEELERDRAELTKAGAGHAEVLECGVGILETPTVVISAERLPRKERRAEARAKRR; this is encoded by the coding sequence ATGTTTCACGTGGAACCAGGAGCCGAAGTGACCGAGCCAGTTGTCGAGCCCGCCGCTGCCGCGGTCGTCTTCGGAGACCGGGTGGACATGGCTCGCCGCTACTACGACGTGCTCGCGAGCGCGGGTGTCGAGCGCGGGCTGATCGGTCCGCGTGAGGTTCCCCGGCTCTGGGATCGGCACATCCTGAATTGCGCCGTGGTCGGCGAACTCCTCCCCCAGGGTGCGAGCGTCGTGGATGTCGGCAGCGGCGCGGGGCTCCCGGGCATCCCGCTCGCCATCGCGCGGCCGGATCTGCGAATCACCTTGGTGGAGCCGCTGCTTCGCCGCACCATCTTTCTGGCCGAGTTCGTGGAGGCCGTCGGGCTCGACAATGTGGTGATCGTGCGCGGGCGGGCCGAGCAGCCGGGCGTGCGGAAGGAGGCGGGCGGCGCGGATGTGGTCACCTCCCGCGCGGTGGCTCCCCTGGCGAAGCTGGCCGGCTGGTCCCTGCCGCTGGTGCGTGATCACGGAAAGATGATCGCCCTCAAGGGGATCAGCGCGGCCGAGGAGTTGGAGCGCGATCGCGCCGAACTCACCAAGGCCGGTGCGGGCCACGCGGAGGTCCTCGAATGCGGTGTCGGGATCCTGGAGACCCCCACGGTGGTGATCAGTGCCGAGCGGCTCCCCCGCAAGGAGCGTCGGGCCGAGGCGCGCGCCAAACGCCGCTGA
- a CDS encoding GNAT family N-acetyltransferase, with translation MSTSVTALTLGGLDKLPAHARRCVFWEIDPAVAADSREFSDPVFEKEAWLSTVMLEWGSCGQVAFVEGQPAGCALYAPPNVVPRAGLFPTSPVSPDAVLLTTLRAEFAPTAGDVAHQLIQAVVADLMRRGVRAIEAFGLRWDPPATAMADRGFSSMMLLERIAPTPQRHQGGASAALECSPENCMIDADFLEEVGFKVVAAHHRFPRLRLELDHEHLWKEDVERALDQLLAAASMTVPGRVLTL, from the coding sequence GTGTCGACCAGCGTTACCGCACTGACCCTCGGCGGACTCGACAAACTACCGGCACATGCCAGGCGGTGTGTGTTCTGGGAGATCGATCCGGCGGTGGCGGCGGACTCCCGCGAATTCAGTGACCCGGTCTTCGAGAAGGAGGCCTGGCTCTCCACGGTCATGCTCGAATGGGGTTCGTGCGGGCAGGTGGCCTTCGTGGAGGGGCAGCCGGCCGGGTGTGCGCTGTACGCCCCGCCGAATGTGGTGCCGCGGGCGGGCCTGTTCCCCACCTCCCCCGTGAGCCCGGACGCGGTCCTGCTGACCACGCTGCGGGCCGAATTCGCCCCCACCGCAGGCGATGTAGCCCATCAGCTGATTCAGGCCGTGGTGGCCGATCTGATGCGTCGTGGCGTGCGGGCCATCGAGGCGTTCGGATTGCGCTGGGATCCACCGGCAACTGCGATGGCGGATCGCGGCTTCAGTTCCATGATGCTGCTGGAGCGGATCGCGCCGACCCCGCAGCGGCATCAGGGCGGGGCGTCGGCCGCGCTGGAGTGCTCCCCCGAGAACTGCATGATCGATGCCGACTTCCTCGAGGAGGTGGGCTTCAAAGTGGTTGCCGCGCATCATCGTTTCCCGCGTCTGCGGCTGGAGCTCGATCATGAGCACCTGTGGAAGGAAGATGTGGAGCGTGCGCTGGATCAGCTGCTCGCCGCCGCCTCGATGACGGTTCCGGGGCGCGTCCTGACGCTCTGA
- the rnpA gene encoding ribonuclease P protein component yields the protein MLPEPFRLHRRTDFSRTVRQGRRIGRRDLVVHVLLHDDRTDTQTPAIRTGGPRFGLIVSKAVGPAVVRHRVARRLRHICASLAGELPDGADIVIRALPGAADAPSAELERQMRSGIRKLGATDS from the coding sequence GTGCTGCCTGAGCCGTTCCGGCTGCATCGGCGTACCGACTTCTCCCGGACGGTGCGCCAGGGCCGGCGGATCGGGAGACGGGATCTCGTTGTGCACGTACTGCTACACGACGATCGAACCGACACCCAGACCCCTGCCATTCGGACAGGCGGTCCGCGTTTCGGGTTGATCGTCAGCAAGGCGGTGGGTCCGGCGGTGGTTCGCCACCGGGTGGCTCGCCGCCTGCGTCATATCTGCGCAAGTCTGGCGGGCGAACTGCCGGACGGCGCGGACATTGTCATTCGCGCCCTGCCGGGCGCGGCGGACGCCCCGTCGGCCGAACTCGAACGGCAGATGCGCAGCGGCATCCGCAAACTCGGCGCCACGGACTCATGA
- the rpmH gene encoding 50S ribosomal protein L34 produces the protein MAKGKRTFQPNNRRRARVHGFRLRMRTRAGRAIVSARRGKGRAKLTA, from the coding sequence GTGGCCAAGGGCAAGCGGACGTTCCAGCCGAACAACCGTCGTCGGGCGCGCGTCCACGGCTTCCGTCTCCGGATGCGCACCCGTGCGGGCCGCGCCATCGTGTCGGCGCGCCGTGGCAAGGGCCGCGCCAAGCTGACCGCCTGA
- the sigM gene encoding RNA polymerase sigma factor SigM yields MPEPSDRDLLAAHARGERHAFAELLQRHRDHLWQTALRASYGPEDAADSLQDALLSAHRSAGTFRGDSEVRSWLHRIVVNACLDRIRRNKLRQAVPLSDESVAEPIYARDEFAQLETALIVDAALFTLPAEQRTALVAVEMEGYSVADAAALLGVPEGTVKSRCARGRRKLLEYMSRPHTA; encoded by the coding sequence GTGCCCGAACCATCCGATCGGGATCTGCTGGCCGCCCACGCCCGAGGCGAGCGGCACGCCTTCGCCGAACTCTTACAGCGACATCGGGATCACCTGTGGCAGACCGCACTACGCGCCTCCTACGGCCCCGAGGACGCCGCCGACTCGCTGCAGGACGCGCTGCTGTCCGCGCACCGCAGCGCCGGAACCTTCCGCGGCGACTCCGAAGTCCGCAGCTGGCTGCACCGCATCGTCGTCAATGCCTGCCTGGATCGGATCCGCCGCAACAAACTGCGCCAGGCGGTACCGTTGTCCGACGAATCGGTGGCCGAACCCATCTACGCCCGAGACGAATTCGCGCAGCTGGAAACCGCGCTGATCGTCGACGCCGCCCTCTTCACCCTCCCCGCCGAACAGCGCACCGCACTGGTCGCCGTCGAGATGGAGGGCTACTCGGTCGCCGACGCCGCCGCCCTGCTCGGCGTCCCGGAGGGCACGGTCAAGAGCCGCTGCGCACGCGGGCGGCGCAAGCTGCTCGAATACATGAGCCGCCCACACACCGCATAA
- the yidD gene encoding membrane protein insertion efficiency factor YidD — MSALRAAARIPAKALIFLIELYRTYISPTRMPVCRFTPTCSEYAVTALRTRGLFVGLGLTAVRLVKCAPWHPGGWDPVPERKAARAERDRDGAQAYEGSSSAVTGDTNDGSA, encoded by the coding sequence ATGAGCGCCCTCCGCGCGGCTGCCCGCATACCGGCCAAAGCTCTGATATTCCTCATCGAGCTGTATCGGACCTATATCTCCCCCACCCGCATGCCGGTGTGCCGCTTCACGCCCACCTGCAGCGAGTACGCGGTGACAGCGTTGCGCACCCGCGGACTGTTCGTCGGACTCGGATTGACGGCCGTCCGTTTGGTGAAATGTGCGCCCTGGCACCCTGGTGGGTGGGACCCCGTACCCGAACGCAAGGCCGCTCGCGCCGAGCGGGATCGGGACGGGGCGCAAGCTTATGAAGGGTCATCGTCCGCGGTGACCGGCGATACGAACGACGGGAGTGCATAG